One uncultured Carboxylicivirga sp. genomic window, ATCCGCACTTAAATATTTGGTTGCTTCTACAGCTTCTTTTATGAATTTTTGCAGATCGCTTTTGTTTAAGTTGTTGGTTGAATGACCCGAAAATTTGTGATCGCGATAAATGTTAAGTGATAGACCATTAGTGGTTGATTCTTTGATCTTTTCAATTTTTTGTTCACGAACTTCAATTTCTACAGATCGTGAGTTATATACAGAAGCTGCAACCTCTGAAGCTCCTTGTTTTTTTGCATAGTCAACGGCCCAGATGGCCATGTCTTTACGTTCTTTTGTGTTCATTGTGGTTTGTTTTGAGTTAGACATGATCAGGCGTTAACTCCGCCTACTGTAATTTTTGAGACTTTAACGGTAGGTAAACCCATCGAAACAGGCACTCCTTGTCCGTTTTTACCACATGTCCAACCTCCTTCGGCCATTTTAAAATCATCTGCCACCATTTCAATGTCAGCAAGTACTTTTGGTCCGTTGCCAATTATATTAATGTCCTTAATGGGTTGAGTTAATTTTCCATCTTCAATCAAATAGCCTGATTTAACATAGAAAGTAAAGTCGCCGGCGCCAATCATAACCTGCCCGTTGGTAAATGTTTCGGCGTAGATTCCGTATTTAACTGATTCAATAATCTCCTCTTTTTTATGAGGTCCATTCTCCATATAAGTGTTTCTCATTCGAGGCATTGGCATATGACGGAAGGATTCGCGACGGCCGCTTCCGGTTGTTTTTACGCCATAATGTTTGGCACTGATGCGGTCGTGCAGGTATGAAGTCATGATTCCGTTCGATACCAAATAGGTTTTTTCTGTATCGTTGCCTTCATCATCCACATTAATGGATCCTCTAATGTTGGGGTTAGTACCGTCATCAACAATGGTAACAAAATCATTAGCTACCTTTTTGCCTATTTTGTCGCTGAAGATAGAAACTTCTTTACGGTTGAAATCGGCTTCCATTCCATGTCCAATAGCTTCGTGCAATAATATGCCCGAACTACCTGCTGCCAAAACCACAGGAAGTTCGCCTGCTTTAGGCTTAACAGCTGCAAACAGGTCGGTTGTTCTTTTAACAGCTTCAGAAGCTAATAAATCTATATTATCCGGTGTGAAGAATTCGATTCCACGACGACCTGAAAGATTAAAACTGTTTTGCTCTTTTTGTCCATTTTGCTCGGCAGTGCAACTTACCGAAATTTGTCCCATGGGCTGGTAATCAAATGTCATTCTTCCTTCGGAATTGGCGAAAAGAACATAGGATGTTTCATCCATAAACCACACATTTGATTTGATGATGCGGTTATCCATGGCGAAGACTTTATCATTTATCTTTTGCAGATAAGGTATTTTTTCATTGATTGAAACTTCTTCCCACGGAGTTTTAATAATATAGTAATTGGGCAGTTTGTGATTTTCAAAAGCTACAGGTTCAACTATTGATGAAGTATTAGCGATATTGGCAGCCGTACGAGCAGCCGATTTCATCGCATCCATACTTATTTCTTCGCTAAATGAATATCCTGTCTGATCACCTTTTAGAACTCTAATACCAACTCCCAGGCTAATGTCAGAATAGGCTCTGTTAACTGCTTTATCTTCCAATCCGATGTAATTGCCTATTGTATGTTGAAAATATACATCGCAATAATCTCCTCCTTTTGATAATCCTTCTCTGATAATTTCCTGAATCATTTGCTGATTAACACCAAAATGTTCAAGATAGTCGTGTAGTGTCATGTTGTTTCCTGTTGCTGACGGGCCATTTGTGCAGCCCGATAGTAAATTTGGCAAGATGGCTGTACCAACTGCAGTAACAGCACCGGCCCTGATAAAATCCCGACGATTAATAGTAGCTTTCATTAAGTAATAGTTTAGATGTACGCTGATTACAAAAAGCAGGTTGAAGACGCTTTTTGAATAATTAATTGTGGGAAATGCAAATAGTCACTCAGTAAAAGTAAATTTTTTTGTTAATTAATACAAGAACTTAATAGTTAATGCTTAAATACTTTTTGCAGTGAATATTTAGTTTTTGGAAGGAGAGGTTTGTTTGCAAAATGTTTGGATTAAAGCATAAAAAAGGCGACCATTGGACGCCTTTGATTTTATAGAGGATACTTATTACCACAGTTTTTCAGGGTAAATGCCTGAAGAAATCAATTCATCAATTTTTTGCTGAACCATAGGTTTGTCTTCTTTGTAGGTAACGCCAAACCATTTCGAATCAGTTCTGATTACTTTAGTTGAAGCTTCACCTTTTTTTATTAATTGATCAACCACAGCATTGAAATAAAATTCAGATTTCATTTCCTGTCCTTTTTCTTTTAAGAAATCAAGAAAGGCGCTTTCCAGCTTTTTGAAATAGTTAGGTTTGAATGCCCAAAAATTCATCGAAACAGCTTCGGTTCCGGTTAACTCGGTTTTAGAATCTTCTTCGTAAAAGAAAATCTTTTCGCCTTCGTATCCAATTTTTGTTCGCTCAACAATGTTTACCAAATTACCATCGGCATTGGTTTCGCATACTCCGCGTGAAACGGTTCCATGTTCTGATAAAGTGTTGTTTAGTTTGTATCCAACCATGGCATATTCATTTTCGTCATTGCTATCAGCTACAAAATCGAAAACCTGCTTGTAAGCTTCTCTGCCATAGAAATCATCAGCATTGATAATAGCAAAAGGTTCGTTAATGACATCTTTTGCCATTAATATTGCATGACCTGTTCCCCAGGGTTTTTCACGACCTTCGGGTACCGAATATCCTTCAGGCAAGTCTTTCAGATCCTGGTATACATATTCGGTTTTGATTTTACCTGCCAGGCGAGGCTCGAAACGTGCTTTAAAAACATCGGCAAAGTCTTCGCGAATCACAAAAACAACTTTGTCGAATCCCGATTGGATTGCATCATAAACTGAATAATCAATGATTGATTCTCCGTGAGGTCCTAATTCATCCATTTGTTTCAGACCTCCGTAGCGGCTTCCCATGCCGGCAGCAAGAATCAGTAATGTTGGTTTCATATCAGAATGGTTTTATTTTAAGTTCTTAATTATTTGCTCCTGTCGAAGTCTTTCTTCAGACCAAGATACAACCAATTTGCCAAAGCCTGACGATTGTCTGCGATAACAAACCGAAGTTGATCGCGGTAATTTTGAATGTTACCCAATTCAATAAACACTGAAACAGGAGTTGTATTGCGTAATAAATATAAATTACGGTCACTTACAGTGCCTTCAAATCCTCTGGATGGTTGATGCTCGCCATATTTTTCATTAAAAATATCGCGTAAGGTAACCGCTAGCTGTTCGCCGTTTTTGCTTTTCTTGTAATGATAGAAGAAAACATCAATTTGTTTACGTTTGCTTCGGCTGTCGACATGAAGTATTAAGGCTCTTCGATATTTTTCTGTATCATTCCTGTAAAGCTCATTTACTTTTTTTGAACGCTGTATCAGCCGATCCATTTGATTCAATGGGATGGTCTGTCCCATGCAAGTTTCGTGGTTGTCGTACTTTAGTATCTGCTCGTCACGAATGCCATCATCCGGATCCTGAATAATGATGTGTACCTTAGCACCATTTTCTATCAGTTTTTTTGCCAGACGAAGGGAAATGTCGTATGCGTATTCATCCTCGTGTAGTTCATAAGAGCCGTATTGTCCTATTGCACCGGGGTCCGGACCGCCATGACCCGAGATCAGATAAAAAACAGCTCCTTTCATTTCGTCTGATTCAACCGGAAATTTCTCACGATCTTTTCCAAACAGTGGCTCAAATAAATCTGTTTGTTTTACAGGAATTACATATGTTTCGTGTAACAAAAGGCTGTTATTAGATCCGAATTTACCTTTGTTTAATTGTAGAAACTCATCTAAGTCTTCCTGTGGTGAGAGATTGTTTCTAATCATAAAAGAATACAGCCCTTCTCCGTTTTGTGGTTTACTTGATTTGTTTGCTGGTGTGTTCTGTGCCAATAACCAAAAAGGAACCAAAAGAAAAAGGAATGTTATATATGAGTGTCTAGCTTTTATCTTCATAAAGCACAAAAATATAGATTTTAAGTAATTCAGTATAATATTATACAACGGTCCTTCTTCTATTTTATTAATAAGCTTTGTTATTGCATTAATTAAATGATTTAATGGATTAACGAAAGAAGCGTAAAGTAAATATTATCAATAAAATATTGAGAGTAAAGTGTTGTTTTGGGGTGAAGTTGATTTATAAAAAATATGTCAAATGGTAAAAATTGTTTTCATTAATTTCAGATCTTGCAATATGTAACTAATTCTTTTAACCTCATATTATGAATAATTCATTACACACAGTTTTAGGTGCCTCCGGTGGAGTAGGACAATCTGTTTTACAAGTATTATTAGAAAAAGAATTACCTGCACGTGCCGTTTCCCGATCAATGAACTTTAAAGGAGTTGAGTTGATGAGTGCGGATTTGCTAAAAGCAGAGGAGGTGGATAGGGTGGTGGCTGGATCAGCTGTTGTGTATTTATGTGTGGGCCTGGAGTATAAAACAGTAGTATGGCAGCGCAATTGGCCTGTATTGATGGACAATGTAATTGAGGCTTGTGCAAAAGCGAGTGCGGTACTAATCTTTCTTGATAATGTTTACATGTATGGTCCTGCTCCATTGCAGGGGCGGTTTGATGAAGGTTACACAGAGCATCCTTCAACCCCAAAAGGTGTTGTCAGGAAAATGATAGATGATAAATTAAAAGCTGCTTTTTTACAAGGAAAGTTACAAGGGGTAATTGCCCGTGCGGCTGATTTTATTGGACCCAATGCTAATAACAGTGTGTTTTATTTTTCTTTCCTGGAAAGAATTATTAAGAATAAAGCTCCGCAGTCTTTATTGCCTCGCGGACCCAAACATACTTATGCCAATACAATTGATTTAGGTAGAGCCTTGGTTGAGTTAGCGTTGGAACCTGAAACTTATAATGCGGTTTGGCATTTGCCCGTTGGTGAACCTGTTTCTGTCGATGAAATGATGGCAATTTTTAACGATGTTTTAGGAACTTCTTATAAAGTGTCATATATGCCGAAGTTATTAAAAAAGATTGTGGCTGCCTTTGTACCGGTTGTAAAAGAGTTTGATGAGATGATTTATCAGTTCGAATATGACTATGTTATGTCTTTTGAAAAATTTAAAAAACAATTCCCCAATTTTAAAATCACTCCATATCATGAAGTTGTGAAACAAATGATAGAATCTTTTAGATAACAAGTAGGATTCTGTAATTGGCTGAAAATGGGGTAAAATCGATTGTAACGAAAAAAATAGTTGAATAAACTAAATAATTAGTTGGATAAACGAATTAAATAGTTACATTTGTTTTGTCAATAGAATTCATGGGTAAAAAATAACTAAAAATGACAGCGAAACGATTAACAAAACGTGAAGAAGATGTAATGAAGATTTTATGGGAAGCAGGTAAGGGTTTTGTAAAAGATCTGTTGCCAAAGCACCCTGAACCCAAGCCTCATTATAATACGTTTAGTACAATAATAAGAGGATTGGAAGAAAAGGGGTTTGTTTCTCATAATGCCTACGGCAATTCTCACGAATATTTTCCTGCGATAAGCAAAGAAGATTATCGCAAGCTGTATATCAAAAATATGGTATCTGATTATTTTGAATCATCTTATAAAAATGTGGTTTCCTTTTTTGTAAATGAAGAAAAACTCAACGTAGATGATTTAAAAGAACTTATTGAATTAATTGAGAAAAAAGAGAAGTGATGGCATATTTGATGGAGTGGCAGATTAAAGCTGCTATAATGGTGGCATTAATGGTTATTGTTTTTGCACTTTTTTTATCGAAAGATGCAATGTTTAACCGAAACAGAGTATGGCTTTTAAGCACATTGTTTGTGCCGTGGATTATTCCTTTATTAGCAATGCCTGTTAGTGTTAAGTCAATACTGTTTGCACCGGAAGCAGAACTTGATCTCATAACTTTATCAATACCTGTAACAACCCAAACAAACATTACTGAACAAACTGCATCTGTGATAAATTGGTCCAATATACTACTGGCTTTTTATTTGCTGATTAGTATGGTGTTTGTGGTTCGTTTGTTGTGGGGATATACCTATCTTTTTAAGTTAAAAGGCAAAAGTAAAAAGTTAAAAACAAAAGGGTTTGATTTATATCTGTTAGAAGATAATGATATTAATCCTTTCTCATTCTTTCAATCAGTGTTTGTTCCTCAATCAGTGATGGAGCAATCAGACAGAGATCATATTTTAAATCACGAACGAGCCCATTGCCGCCAATGGCATTCTGTTGACATTACCCTGGCAGAATGGATGTTGATATTGCAATGGTGGAATCCTTTTGCATGGTGGTTACGGAAATTAATCGCTCAAAACCATGAATTCTGTGTTGACAAAGCCATGATGCAAATTTCGGAAGAACCCAAACAGTATCAATATTCGCTAATGAATTACCTGCCTGGTAGCAAAAGTTTGAAGTTGGTTAACAATTTCAGCCAAAGTTTAATTAAAAAGCGAATAATCATGATGAATAATAAAACAGACAGAAAACTGATTTCAAAAATGAAAAGTCTTCTGGTTATGATAATGACATTTACAGCGTTGGTAGCCTTTACTAATCCTGATAAAACAGAAAAACAAACA contains:
- a CDS encoding M56 family metallopeptidase produces the protein MAYLMEWQIKAAIMVALMVIVFALFLSKDAMFNRNRVWLLSTLFVPWIIPLLAMPVSVKSILFAPEAELDLITLSIPVTTQTNITEQTASVINWSNILLAFYLLISMVFVVRLLWGYTYLFKLKGKSKKLKTKGFDLYLLEDNDINPFSFFQSVFVPQSVMEQSDRDHILNHERAHCRQWHSVDITLAEWMLILQWWNPFAWWLRKLIAQNHEFCVDKAMMQISEEPKQYQYSLMNYLPGSKSLKLVNNFSQSLIKKRIIMMNNKTDRKLISKMKSLLVMIMTFTALVAFTNPDKTEKQTKKKEVVENIKTSDDLRKFVAKNLKYPIEARNNNFTGDVTVNVPISKNGKAGKPEIGEAKGGDVVNPGEVVVVAYAPENGGSVDDSSVSLTGLENEVRRVLTKLPTVEDVNLLGKTLELKVKFVLQKKDEQVDVTMPVIYLDGKRFYGNMTTIAPSQIASVNVLKDEDAVAKYGEDHRIGVIEVTTKSDESKDREEVVVVGYGKMSDNPVKVATEKSGSNPLYVLNGEEISKKEFDAIDKDKIESVSVLKDESAIAVYGDKGKNGVIIISLSK
- a CDS encoding TldD/PmbA family protein, encoding MKATINRRDFIRAGAVTAVGTAILPNLLSGCTNGPSATGNNMTLHDYLEHFGVNQQMIQEIIREGLSKGGDYCDVYFQHTIGNYIGLEDKAVNRAYSDISLGVGIRVLKGDQTGYSFSEEISMDAMKSAARTAANIANTSSIVEPVAFENHKLPNYYIIKTPWEEVSINEKIPYLQKINDKVFAMDNRIIKSNVWFMDETSYVLFANSEGRMTFDYQPMGQISVSCTAEQNGQKEQNSFNLSGRRGIEFFTPDNIDLLASEAVKRTTDLFAAVKPKAGELPVVLAAGSSGILLHEAIGHGMEADFNRKEVSIFSDKIGKKVANDFVTIVDDGTNPNIRGSINVDDEGNDTEKTYLVSNGIMTSYLHDRISAKHYGVKTTGSGRRESFRHMPMPRMRNTYMENGPHKKEEIIESVKYGIYAETFTNGQVMIGAGDFTFYVKSGYLIEDGKLTQPIKDINIIGNGPKVLADIEMVADDFKMAEGGWTCGKNGQGVPVSMGLPTVKVSKITVGGVNA
- a CDS encoding sugar phosphate nucleotidyltransferase, with protein sequence MKPTLLILAAGMGSRYGGLKQMDELGPHGESIIDYSVYDAIQSGFDKVVFVIREDFADVFKARFEPRLAGKIKTEYVYQDLKDLPEGYSVPEGREKPWGTGHAILMAKDVINEPFAIINADDFYGREAYKQVFDFVADSNDENEYAMVGYKLNNTLSEHGTVSRGVCETNADGNLVNIVERTKIGYEGEKIFFYEEDSKTELTGTEAVSMNFWAFKPNYFKKLESAFLDFLKEKGQEMKSEFYFNAVVDQLIKKGEASTKVIRTDSKWFGVTYKEDKPMVQQKIDELISSGIYPEKLW
- a CDS encoding NAD-dependent epimerase/dehydratase family protein, encoding MNNSLHTVLGASGGVGQSVLQVLLEKELPARAVSRSMNFKGVELMSADLLKAEEVDRVVAGSAVVYLCVGLEYKTVVWQRNWPVLMDNVIEACAKASAVLIFLDNVYMYGPAPLQGRFDEGYTEHPSTPKGVVRKMIDDKLKAAFLQGKLQGVIARAADFIGPNANNSVFYFSFLERIIKNKAPQSLLPRGPKHTYANTIDLGRALVELALEPETYNAVWHLPVGEPVSVDEMMAIFNDVLGTSYKVSYMPKLLKKIVAAFVPVVKEFDEMIYQFEYDYVMSFEKFKKQFPNFKITPYHEVVKQMIESFR
- a CDS encoding N-acetylmuramoyl-L-alanine amidase, whose amino-acid sequence is MKIKARHSYITFLFLLVPFWLLAQNTPANKSSKPQNGEGLYSFMIRNNLSPQEDLDEFLQLNKGKFGSNNSLLLHETYVIPVKQTDLFEPLFGKDREKFPVESDEMKGAVFYLISGHGGPDPGAIGQYGSYELHEDEYAYDISLRLAKKLIENGAKVHIIIQDPDDGIRDEQILKYDNHETCMGQTIPLNQMDRLIQRSKKVNELYRNDTEKYRRALILHVDSRSKRKQIDVFFYHYKKSKNGEQLAVTLRDIFNEKYGEHQPSRGFEGTVSDRNLYLLRNTTPVSVFIELGNIQNYRDQLRFVIADNRQALANWLYLGLKKDFDRSK
- a CDS encoding BlaI/MecI/CopY family transcriptional regulator is translated as MTAKRLTKREEDVMKILWEAGKGFVKDLLPKHPEPKPHYNTFSTIIRGLEEKGFVSHNAYGNSHEYFPAISKEDYRKLYIKNMVSDYFESSYKNVVSFFVNEEKLNVDDLKELIELIEKKEK